One window of the Montipora foliosa isolate CH-2021 chromosome 4, ASM3666993v2, whole genome shotgun sequence genome contains the following:
- the LOC137999435 gene encoding uncharacterized protein, translated as MLQTDVPLSMPAAVCVASDDLLLCADDGHRVVYQIQLERNGVTINGKLRKLIGYPEGIHRLESLTLSDSSVVYFAAAKSPHCNGGLYCFDIESSEVTNVLGNMTDNCREIKKVARFKETLVFTDVGGRQVKQYNPTTKEVETLAGDGCEGAQDGTEKSCSFVQVHGVCSVSDSVFTTDAAAVKIKLLTGLSGTTDFLKHLGILYDTFGITCKAATSQPITPEQVIQNLNTVDGYIKATVMNVKETNNLKENSTMNGPQGTVSQKTQTSIELLLNGVKSLVSKTLAPYQRSP; from the exons ATGTTGCAAACTGATGTGCCGCTTTCGATGCCTGCAGCTGTGTGTGTGGCCAGCGACGACTTGTTACTGTGTGCTGATGATGGTCACCGAGTTGTTTATCAGATTCAGCTGGAACGGAATGGGGTTACAATAAACGGAAAATTACGGAAACTAATAGGCTATCCAGAGGGCATTCATCGCTTGGAGTCGCTTACACTGTCTGATTCTTCAGTTGTGTACTTCGCTGCGGCAAAAAGTCCCCATTGTAACGGTGGCCTGTACTGTTTTGACATCGAATCCAGCGAGGTAACAAATGTGCTTGGAAACATGACTGACAACTGCAGAGAGATCAAGAAAGTAGCAAGATTCAAGGAAACACTAGTTTTTACAGATGTTGGGGGTCGACAAGTAAAGCAGTACAATCCAACGACCAAGGAAGTCGAAACTCTTGCTGGAGATGGTTGCGAAGGAGCGCAAGACGGGACTGAAAAAAGCTGCAGCTTCGTTCAAGTGCACGGCGTATGCAGTGTTTCAGATTCAGTTTTTACAACGGATGCCGCAGCAGTGAAAATCAAGCTTTTGACGGGTTTGTCAGGAACAACCGACTTTTTAAAACACCTTGGCATTCTTTATGACACATTTGGTATTACTTGCAAAGCTGCTACCTCTCAGCCAATTACGCCAGAGCAGGTCATTCAGAATCTGAACACAGTAGATGGGTACATCAAAGCTACAGTCATGAATGTCAAGGAAACCAACAACCTCAAGGAGAACTCAACAATGAACGGTCCTCAAGGAACAGTGTCCCAGAAAACACAAACCTCTATTGAGCTTCTACTGAATGGTGTGAAGAGCCTTGTGAGCAAA ACTTTGGCACCATATCAAAGGAGTCCTTGA